The proteins below come from a single Mya arenaria isolate MELC-2E11 chromosome 8, ASM2691426v1 genomic window:
- the LOC128244242 gene encoding orexin/Hypocretin receptor type 1-like — MPPLFDTCTMELAPMLQTKHGVIEDHTEPTMCFPALWKLDMIALFQICLMVCLYFIPLGLMACLYTHIAVVLWKKRIPGTANLRLRATTSNSHSQENNTCRLTGPKKAIKMLGAIVTVFALCFLPNHTLNILRYTKQLKAVPNLRMIALISHWCMFFNSCINPIIYNFMSDKFRSEFRVATALCCLRGRTRRLSVSRVMYRMTTLYTRNATGQNSKTTLRITKDNP, encoded by the exons ATGCCTCCGCTGTTTGACACCTGCACAATGGAGCTTGCTCCTATGCTGCAGACAAAACACGGAGTCATTGAAGATCACACAGAGCC AACAATGTGTTTTCCGGCCTTGTGGAAGCTAGATATGATAGCCCTGTTCCAGATCTGCCTGATGGTGTGCCTCTATTTCATACCACTTGGTCTGATGGCCTGCCTGTACACCCACATAGCTGTCGTGCTCTGGAAGAAACGAATACCTGGAACAGCAAATCTGC GTCTGAGGGCAACGACTTCCAATAGCCATTCCCAGGAGAATAATACCTGCAGACTTACTGGCCCGAAGAAAGCGATCAAGATGTTGGGGGCCATTGTGACAGTGTTTGCTCTATGTTTCCTGCCTAACCACACACTCAACATCCTCAG ATACACGAAACAATTAAAGGCAGTCCCGAATCTGCGGATGATCGCTCTCATATCTCACTGGTGCATGTTTTTCAACAGCTGCATCAACCCCATCATCTATAACTTCATGAGCG ATAAATTCCGAAGTGAGTTCCGTGTCGCAACAGCTCTCTGTTGTTTACGTGGCAGAACCAGAAGGCTGAGCGTATCCAGGGTGATGTACCGCATGACGACGCTCTACACGAGAAATGCCACCGGTCAAAACAGCAAAACAACATTACGTATAACAAAAGACAATCCATGa